A single region of the bacterium genome encodes:
- the pta gene encoding phosphate acetyltransferase produces MDVIEGIIERAKKKGAHLVLPEGNDERMTAAYALVLARGIAKRVTLVGDEGEVREAAKRAGVEVQPRDIVDPEKAEKLGVYTTGIYERRKHKGLTLDEAVKLAKDRTVFGMAMVGAGDADACVSGCATASGHVIRAALWTIGMAPGIRAISSSFLMVHPDGRWGVDGVLVFSGCAVIPNPDALVLADIAVAAARTARSLLGIEPIVAMLSYSTKGSGSGPDVDLVLEATAIVKKREPGLVVDGELQLDAALVPDVAQKKAPDSPVAGRANVLVFPDLNSGNIGYKLTQRLAGAAAIGPILQGAAKPISDLSRGASVEDIVKTAAITISQMS; encoded by the coding sequence ATGGACGTCATCGAGGGAATCATCGAACGGGCCAAGAAAAAGGGCGCCCACCTGGTCCTGCCCGAGGGGAACGACGAGCGGATGACGGCGGCGTATGCCCTGGTTCTCGCGCGGGGCATCGCCAAAAGGGTCACCCTCGTGGGCGACGAGGGTGAGGTGCGTGAGGCCGCCAAACGGGCCGGGGTCGAGGTTCAGCCGAGGGACATCGTGGATCCCGAGAAGGCCGAGAAACTCGGCGTTTACACCACGGGCATTTACGAGCGACGGAAGCACAAGGGCTTGACCCTCGACGAGGCGGTAAAGCTGGCCAAAGACAGGACCGTCTTCGGCATGGCCATGGTGGGTGCCGGTGACGCCGACGCCTGCGTTTCCGGCTGCGCCACCGCCAGCGGCCACGTCATCCGGGCGGCGCTCTGGACCATCGGCATGGCCCCGGGCATCCGCGCCATCTCTTCCAGCTTTCTCATGGTCCACCCGGACGGCCGCTGGGGCGTGGACGGGGTGCTGGTTTTCTCGGGCTGCGCCGTGATTCCGAACCCCGACGCCCTAGTGCTCGCCGACATCGCCGTGGCCGCGGCGCGGACCGCGCGCTCGCTTCTTGGCATCGAGCCGATTGTGGCCATGCTAAGCTACTCCACCAAGGGCTCGGGGTCCGGTCCCGACGTGGACCTGGTGCTCGAGGCCACCGCTATCGTGAAAAAGAGGGAGCCCGGGCTCGTGGTGGACGGGGAGCTCCAGCTCGACGCCGCCCTCGTACCCGACGTCGCGCAGAAGAAGGCGCCCGACTCCCCCGTGGCGGGACGGGCCAACGTGCTGGTCTTCCCCGACCTGAATTCGGGGAACATCGGCTACAAGCTCACCCAACGTCTGGCGGGCGCGGCCGCCATCGGACCTATCCTGCAGGGCGCGGCCAAGCCCATCTCCGATCTCTCCCGGGGCGCCTCCGTTGAGGACATCGTCAAGACGGCGGCCATCACAATCTCCCAGATGTCTTAG
- the lepB gene encoding signal peptidase I has product MPMRLIETARRRYRRFRQRQSPSSGLITDLILVIAFLAVLRNLVVESSFVLSDSMEPTLKPGDWLLVDKLRYVFDGPNGSPQRGDIVIFNAPLEPGDEYVKRVVAIPGDTVQIEGGRLILNGTPVEETYLSADSLTRMTGGTGPGENPFTEPVLIPPGKYLVLGDNRPASKDSRSWGLLAGEEIIGRADLIYFSYSLSPEGAGVCWDRMNLPLN; this is encoded by the coding sequence ATGCCAATGCGGTTGATCGAGACGGCTCGCCGTCGCTACCGCCGCTTCCGGCAGAGACAGAGCCCGTCCAGCGGGTTGATCACCGATCTCATCCTGGTGATCGCGTTTCTGGCCGTGTTGCGCAATCTGGTAGTCGAAAGCTCCTTCGTTCTGTCCGATTCCATGGAGCCCACCCTGAAACCGGGCGACTGGCTCCTGGTGGACAAGCTCCGCTACGTCTTCGACGGGCCGAACGGCTCGCCACAACGCGGCGACATCGTGATCTTCAACGCACCCCTCGAGCCGGGGGACGAGTACGTCAAGCGGGTGGTGGCGATTCCGGGTGACACGGTGCAGATCGAGGGCGGCCGGCTCATCCTCAACGGGACGCCCGTCGAGGAGACATACCTCTCTGCGGATTCCCTGACCCGGATGACCGGCGGGACCGGCCCGGGCGAAAATCCCTTCACCGAGCCGGTGCTCATCCCGCCGGGGAAGTATCTGGTTCTGGGCGACAACCGCCCCGCCTCCAAGGACAGCCGCTCCTGGGGGCTCTTAGCCGGAGAGGAGATAATCGGCCGGGCCGACCTGATCTACTTCTCCTACTCACTCTCTCCCGAGGGGGCGGGGGTGTGTTGGGACCGGATGAACCTGCCCCTGAACTGA